Proteins encoded together in one Telopea speciosissima isolate NSW1024214 ecotype Mountain lineage chromosome 6, Tspe_v1, whole genome shotgun sequence window:
- the LOC122665930 gene encoding DUF724 domain-containing protein 7-like gives MADEAFQRATEVSVAEERLSIEAAALNLKKRWLKNLPTERGRLEGTAAYTKDPTNIRNTSETQVGGIKAAIQRKEPDLLGAVNEVVQRALEVPVSEKGRLSTEAAAQSIEKGKKKRGRPKKIASDVKVPTQGVSIDSQLISLPNRAMPPILETLDAQTYMVPVENQGLLFFESSRVREKVESMEAFQLLPQRPHFSTLDQYNEELREGLAIGYMVAFANLVEKTCKSQLDDPRSMLENKLKALVELETLGFQANPMKSRLQELLDIKDRQVKLKEHSRAVEDQIVEKRHVSSTIDAEIDEIDRKLNEQQQSLTVLNKKRASVMAQKKIKCSNIDAMEREVDLIKKKVLKGKLDFDHVIATPW, from the exons ATGGCTGATGAAGCTTTTCAAAGGGCAACGGAAGTGTCAGTGGCAGAAGAGAGACTGTCAATAGAAGCTGCTGCACTAAATTTGAAAAAGAGGTGGTTAAAAAATCTTCCAACTGAGAGAGGAAGACTAGAGGGAACAGCTGCATACACCAAAGATCCTACTAATATCAGAAATACATCAGAAACACAAGTTGGAGGAATAAAAGCAGCAATACAAC GTAAAGAACCTGATTTATTAGGAGCGGTTAATGAAGTTGTTCAAAGAGCACTTGAAGTGCCAGTGTCAGAGAAAGGGAGACTGTCAACAGAGGCTGCTGCACAAAGTattgaaaagggaaaaaaaaagagaggaagaccaaaaaaaatagcTTCAGATGTCAAAGTTCCTACTCAAG GAGTTTCGATTGATAGCCAGCTCATATCCCTACCCAACCGGGCAATGCCACCTATCCTGGAAACCCTTG ATGCTCAGACGTATATGGTGCCGGTAGAGAATCAAGGTCTGCTTTTCTTCGAGAGTTCGCGAGTCCGGGAGAAAGTTGAATCCATGGAAGCTTTTCAACTACTCCCACAAAGACCACATTTTAGTACCCTAGATCAGTATAATGAAGAGTTGCGTGAAGGACTGGCTATAGGATACATGGTGGCCTTTGCAAACTTGGTGGAGAAGACGTGCAAGTCACAACTTGATGATCCAAGGAGCATGCTTGAAAACAAACTGAAGGCTCTTGTAGAACTGGAAACTCTTGGATTTCAAGCTAATCCAATGAAGTCTCGACTGCAGGAGTTGCTAGACATTAAAGATAGGCAAGTGAAGCTCAAGGAACATTCAAGGGCAGTTGAAGATCAGATAGTTGAGAAGAGGCATGTGAGCAGTACAATTGATGCCGAAATTGATGAGATAGATAGGAAGTTGAACGAGCAACAGCAATCTCTAACCGTGCTGAACAAGAAAAGGGCATCTGTGATGGCACAGAAGAAGATCAAATGTTCCAATATTGATGCAATGGAAAGGGAGGTGGATCTGATAAAGAAAAAGGTTCTGAAAGGTAAACTTGATTTTGATCACGTAATAGCTACTCCTTGGTGA